GGTTTCCATGCTTCTGGACAACTTTCTGAAGAGAGTGTTCAAGTTTTGCTAAGTCGGCCTTTAGAATCGGTATAAATCCagatctttgaaaatcgCTTTTCCAGCCATCTGCAGATATAAGATACGCTTGAGGTGAAACGTAAACGATATCACTCATTCAGTTATCGTGGTGCTCCTTCGAAGACTATTGTATGTTTTTTTATGTAAATATCTTCTTCGCATTAGGGTCAAACTGCATTTTGTTATCGATGCCAACaagattttcttttgattaatcaaaaaaaaaaaaaaaaaaataagataTGTAAAATACTACAACTCCTAAAACGCTTTACCAGGAGATGGTGATGACATTCGTGTTAGTCTGCTATTACTTCCTCCAAAGTAATGTTAGAATCTACAGTTTTTGCCTCTTTCCAAAACTTACTCAGATGTCTTGTTCCAGCATCACAAGCAATGATGACAATTCTTGAGTTTcttctcattcttttcgCAGCTTTAACCGCTGCTACTGCATTTATGGCAGTACTACTACCAGCAAACAGGCCATCGTTGACTGACAAGAATTTTGCCATTTTGATAGCTTGATTATCAGTCACCCGTATTGATTCATCAATAGAACTCTCACCTAGTTCAAAGTTTTTTGTTATTCTATTCAAGCCTATTCCTTCCACAATGGTATCTACTTGGtgtcttcttcttgtacCTTCTTTTTCGGTATTATCATACATAACACCGTAGTTTATTCTGTTGAAGAATCCGGAACCTTGTGGATCAGCAAGGATCGTATAAGGTGggtttcttttcatttttcgCTTTAAATATCGAGATACCCCGGTTATGGTGCCACCTGTACCACAGCCAGCAATGAAACAATCTACATGACCCCCGGTTTGCTTGTAAATTTCTGGACCAGTAGTTTCAAAATGTATTTTCCAATTTGCctcattttcaaactgATCTGCAAACACTCCTCTGACACCTTTACTGACAAGTTCTGCAcatgatttttttgcagcATTCACATATTGACTAGGATCTACAATACTTGCGGGATTGACCATGTTGACAGTAGCACCTAAACTATCCAATAAAGCTAACTTTTCCGTTGAAGTATCATTTGGCAAGGAAATATGTGCTCGGTAACCCAAAGCATTGCAAAGCATTGCAATGGATATACCTGTAGATCCACTGGTCCCTTCAAAAACCCAGCCAGGCTCTCCTCGAACTAGTTTACCCTCCTGTTCGGCCGTCTTAATAATATTGTAGGCTACCCTATCCTTAGCACTGCCCGCAGGATTGCTAAGTTCCATCTTGGCAAAGATTTCGGTCCCTGTCAATTTCGAAAGGGACTTTATCAAAACCAATGGTGTGTTGCCGATCAATTCTTCGACACCACCTTTCACAGGCGGTTTATTCAGCTCATTGCGATTTTTAAGGTATTTAAAACTAGTGTAACAAGCCATCAGAACGGATGCTACTGCAACCACATCCTTCCATGGTACTCGTTCATAGTTCAAGCCTGTCATCAGAGAGTCAACTAACTTATTCAGGCTTGGGctttgaagaagttttcaatataaTGGGTACCATCGCCACTTTTATTTAACACAACTATATGTAACCAATGTCACgtgaataaaaaaagaggtgAAGTCGTATTGATAAAACAAGTCTTAAGTGTGTTTTTATACTTATTAActgttttattttattATTTACTGATTATTTTATTCTAAgtaatgaagaaatcaatgaGAGTGAATCCTTGTGGGTTTTTTTCTGTATATTTATAAGTTGGCCATTTCTGAAATCGGAACAAGCAATGCTATAAGGATCCCCAATGGGATTACTATTAAACATGTCAAatatcaaactttttttgtcttttattttatatTGCGGAGTATATGCATGGAGATAGGACCAGGTGGTAACtctattgaaaaagtcAACTTCTTGCataccttttttctttgctaATCCCTCAACACCACCCTGTCTCTCTAACTGAATCCTTTCCCTTtctatttgaaattgtttttgattccaCGTCAAGTATTCATCCTGTAAAGTGGACGGTAATTTGCAATATTCCAAATATGTTAAAccaatatattttttcctcttcaggcttttttcctttgataACTCCTGCATACTCTTTAGAtatgaatatatttttgGTCTCGTATTCATACTCTGTAGCAAATTTGgtgtttttcttcaatatgATTTTATACTTATTTTGTGACGTTGTATTTTCTGTTAcattttttgagaaacagcCTGTCGAACGGCTATGGAAACcgaaacaaaaataattaattgtaaacataaaaaataaatgtaTTGggaaataaaaagaattacAATAGTTTTACAGAAATTTGCTTATTTAGTTTTATCAGCTCTTTGTACTCATTACTTGCTTGACTGGTTCTGTTTGGTTAACATATAAACCATGCTCTTGGATGTATCTAATGACTGAATTCGGCAACAAATATTGTACAGACATACCACGTCTTATGAAAAGACGCACTTTGGTTGAAGAAATGTCATTATAGATAAGTTGTTTGATAACCAAAACATTTCTTCTATGTTCATACATTATATCATGAGACAACAAGAAAGAACGAACATCAGAGCCTgttctttccaaaattaaACAACCGTAATTTCCCAAAATATGATGTAAATCAGCATCAGCCCATACATTTGGTTCACCCATTGATTCAATCAAATCACCACCAGCCAACAGCATGATTTTGACACCCATTGATTCACCTGTAACTGTGCGAACGCCACCTCTCTTAACATTGATTTCATGATTAAAATGATCTAAAACTTTAGCCGTTCTAGTATAATTAGGCTGTAATGACTCCCAGGCATCAACCATTAACCACGAGCTAGTTCTTTCACAGGCCAGTTCACACATTCTGACTCTATGAAATGACGATGCTAAACCAGGTTTTTGATAATTATCACTTACTGGCGAATAGTAACCACCAATGACCTCAAATCTTGTCTGTTCCGAAATCGCGTCCAATGCCATTTCAAACATTCTAAGATGCAAATATGTAATTGGAGAAAATGATCCGCACGCAACGATGACCAGCGGTAATTTATTCGAGTTTTGTAACCTCTTTGACAATCTGTGAGTTGGAAATTCATAATCAGTAATTGATCTGGCTTGTCTCACTATCCCATGGGGGACCTCCTCTAAATCTGCAATTTGATTCTTTCGTACACCAATACTTATAACTGAATCGTTATTAGTATTCTGATCGAGCGAGAACAGCTTTGCGTCAAGTTCTCCACTTTCGTATTCATCGGATGAAATGTCGGCAGAAAGCGGCTGGAAATCCGTCATAGTAAATGGCATATGATGCGAACGACGCTGAACGGTACCATCCTGGCCACGTAGGGTCTCTAAATCGCTCAATTCAGTCTTTGACGACGTTTTCTTGTACACATTCGAAAGATTAAACGGCGCATCTATCGAGGAATTGTAATCCGCTAGCACGTATGGCACTATCGGTTTAGACTTCGGGATAGTAGAAATGGGATCTGGTGGAGGTTGCGGTTCCTCATTTTCAGAAGGTGGTTTAAAATCCGGCGCTCTTGTGGGATCCATGACTAATTCAAACAATAGAAgggaaaaaagaaatttttttattttttgaagccctctttcaattatttcaatACTTTATCATCACCTATTTCTAAGGCTGCTACAGAGACGAATCTCGGTTGAAATAAGTCTATTTAGccttttatttatttttcgATGAGAATCTATAGTTTTAttactttcaaaataaatcGGATGAACAGGAGgcgaaaaaaaaaatgacgaaAATCCAGCCTATCTGCTGCGACAattaaaagatgaaaaaaatggtgtGCGTTATATATCGTAAAGTAATATCGGAAGAGGCATAAGTAGATGCAGTACTGGTAGCAGTCTACAGAGAGAGCAACCATTGAATCACACAGACCTGTAAAAAACTCTTGAATAAGAAGCGATTGGGTAGAAATACTTCGGGACCTTTTACTGATTAATaaacaaaattaaaaaaaaagaatggcGTCACAGACAGGATTCGAACCTGCGAAGGTAAAACCCAATGCCTAATTGCTTTTACTGAGTAATAGCAGGGCATCGCCTTAACCACTCGGCCACTGGGACGACTCGAGATTGGATTATTAAAAATCAACTTTGCATCTTACCAATAATGCCATACTTGGAAGTATGGCTTGAGGTGTTGACatatagatcgatattatttggaaagaatgttttcttcggcgttgtcgatagtaacttggtttgacattgatgataatgctatgatattcaattatagagatatataattccttggttttctatatcatgaattgagataaaactaattgaacttggattaatatctggaaaatacgtcagtatttatacctagcatttcgcacctattgaaccataagaaaggacgacgagtgaagaattttcatcgtcatcacaccgtttctagtcccatagaatccacagtacaactgttatttcatgttccatgccatagactccttcgtagtcagactcctgagttgtaaacgtctcgcgatagactgtcatccgatatctttccagtatcgattgacattctgttagggcttcatctgacttcgtttattttgttttacggaccaattgtcttatttctgatgcttataagtcatctctttaatatatcttacaatatcgatttatatttcaacagtataactattatttcttgttccatgccatagacttCTTCGTAGTCAGGTTCCTGAATCGTAAGCGTCTCGGGATAGGTTATCAGCTGATGACTCTTCCAAGTCGATAGATATTTAGTTGGGGCTCCTCTGACTTGATTTATGTTGCAATTTCACTGTGAAGGTTTCATCCTTGATTACCTCAGGCTCTCTCTTAAATATCTATTCATAACGTAAGAGTAATCAGTATTTCTATAAtcaatttatatttttacAGACACAACCTGGGGCAGCCCGACAGGAAATTTTGCCATGTCGCACTGGAGTTGATATCAAATTGTAGACAAGTGTCAGTAGAGAAGCGACCCGAAAAACTCAGAAACCAAGTCAGATCAAGCCCTAATAATAACGCTTCAATAGATCCTACAAAACTGTCGAAGTAACTATCGCGAGACGACTCTGAGCACCAGGAACTCAACGGCATGTAATAAGAAATAGCTCCTGTTCCCGAGACGCTATGAAACTGAGTTTCCCTACAACACAAGCCCTCGTTCAGCAAGAGCAGCACTCCTGCGATCTTCATCTCGCGCTGTGGTTCAACCTGGCGTCGACTCAGCATGCAGTTTCGTTTCGTGAGCTCGCATGCCAGGAATCTATATATGTCTTTACCTGTGCGCCACATTTCTACGCTAAGCCATAACCTAGTGTCCGCAATGCCAATGACGGCAAGTATCACCCACGCTACTTCGAGTCCACTTCTCATCGCCGTAGCAAAGCACGGGATCCCTACATCTGGGCAGTTCTCCGTATTCTACATACCATCATTGGCAACTGTGTATTCCGAACTTCGTCGATCAATATTCGAAAGACTCTCTGGACAGGTTTTATGTCAGAAAAACGTTGTGCAATGCCTGTCTGTTGTGcagtttttcaacatcttgGTCGACCATAGATTTTCGTTAACGTGCAGCTGCCACCGTTACACAGCCGTCATGCAAACGGCGTCACGCAAACAACACTTATCGAGCTAACTACGTCGACGCCGTATTACTCACAACCATTGCATAGTCACTTCGTTGACTCTCCTTGTCGTTTCTCGTCGATTCTCGTCGATTCTCCTTCCAAATCGTTCTTGTTGGAGCGCCTGTTGGCCTCCCCCACACTTTTTAGCTCGTTAAGCGACGTGGCGTCTGATTTGTCTTTTAAGGGGCAAAGGGGGAAAAGCGATGAAAGGGGGTTAGAATCACAGTTTCTGGCATATAAATACCACGATAATCTCGATCACACATCTATCACGCCCTTCCATACGGCGATATCACTGCAAATTCAACTGCAACGAAAACTCCAAACACATCTACAACTACAATAAAATGACTAGAACTAATAAATGGACACAGCATGAGGCCAAGGCTGTGCCAAAATACTTCACCCATACTGGTAACTTTGGTGAGTCACCAAACAATGTCAAGAAACAAGGATCCGGTAAGGGAAATTGGGGGAAAGCGGGTGATGAAATTAATGACCTGATCGACTCAGGGGAAATTCCTGGCGTTTTCAATAAGGTCAGAAGGGGCTCAAACTCTCAATCTATCGAGAACAACTTCGAACGTGTCCAGCATCATGAAGAGTAACGCTTCACAAAAAGATTATCATAACGTGCATatatatcatttttttattacGACTCTATAACTAACGACAAATACTACCTATCTCAGAATGTCATGCCCTTTTTGACGTTTCTTCTAACGTACGTATCTCTTTGAGTCTCGATTCGTGCGATTATCGTTTGCTTCGTGAGATAGCAGAATTTGCCACTTTCCGTGAGTGCTGGATCATCTATCTGGTAGTCTGCTGTCTCCTCGTTGCCGGCGATGACGACAGCATCAACATATTTGCAACTAAGTACGCTCAAGACTCGCTCCTTGAGTGTCATGATACACTTATTACCGGTGGTTATACTTACAATGAGCTTTTGTGTTTCGGGCATTGATCTTATTTTACCTAGCTGTTCAATGTGTCCAACATGAAAAAGGTCAAAATCACCGCTGATGGTTTTATACCCACGAAGTTTACCATCCCAATCGTAGCCACCATGAACAATTTCGTTTTTTATTGATCCATTGAATACATAACAATAGGGCTGCTTACCATCCGGTCCACAGCTATACTGTCGCAATTCATTGACTGATGGCAATTTAAAGTCATCAGTAAGAGTTCTCGttaaaattctttgaataatcTCGGTGGTACTGACACCGTGAGTTCTTTTGACCTCACGAAATCGACCTAGGTCTTTCATCAACTGGTAACAGTCCTTACCATCGGCATCCAACGTGATGTCGTCCCCATGAACAACATATTTGCAATGGTAACGATCCATCCATTCGGGTTGTGTTACGTACGGTGCTCTTTCAACAACTTCACTACACCATCTATTTGCTCTAGTGTGCTCATACCTTTCTTGTGAATTCATCACGGGACTTGATCCCTTGTTATGTTCTATGGCATCATCATCATGCACTCCACAGTAAAGCACACCTTTAGCACCTTGCTTTATCGTTTGTCTTGCCTGGAGAATTGCACCGGAATGGCCATGATGCgtaaaatcaaaacaacCATCAATCCAtactttattttcatccaATTCGGCCCCCATAGCTACACTAGAACAGTGTACACTAATCACTTGAGGTTTTACCtttatatatttgtttGTATATACCTTTAATACGTTTATGTcagatcttttcaataattttcATCTGAACCGCCTTTAGGCGTAAGGCCGCTGACCACGTGAATTGACAACTCGATGTgctggtggtggtggtCTTACTTGATTGTTGTACTGTTTTGGATATGCATTTGTCGGTGGCtcatattttgatcttaCTGGTGCGGCTGTCCACGcctgttgctgctgttgctgctgttgctgctgttgctgctgttgctgctgttgttgctgtaCCTGATATTGCCGTTGTCGAtactgttgttgttgcCGTTCATGTAGCTCAtactgctgctgttgtttgATTTGACGCTGCTGGTGTTGCTCACGCTTTTTTTGCTCCTTTAACTGTTCCTGCATTGCTACTTCCTTCTGTCTTTGctgttttattttattttcccTGTTCACTTTCTCCGtatttctttcaacaataCAGTTGTAAACCATTGCACAGTTCCTAGTTGAACTTGCATGCATCCATGAAAACAATATACCAAGAATTGGCACCAGACTGATCGCAAGATCAAGACCAACGTTTGCGTGCATCTTTACCACTAAATCAGGCGGCAATTGATATTGCTTATTAGCGTAATCGATCAACTTCGTATGAACCCAATACATTAATACCGGTCCAATCACTGGACATATCGCTAATGTGGGAGCCCATCCAATACCACTAGTCCAACAGCAACAGCCACAACATGACCTATCATGGCTCCATGCTTTATTTTGTAGCTTTTTCCATGTTTTACTTTCCTGTTTAGAACAAAAATCAGGTAATCTGCGGCGCACCTGTTTTCCGTTTGGTAATTCTTCATAAAAGGGATCCTTTACCGGCTGAAAATGGTCTTCGGCATATTCATTTGCCTTGTCCGTCATATAATCTTTACCAAAGCCCTCCAAAACTCCAGTAATAAGGCCAGACATTATTAACCGCCattaaattctttgaaacttAGTTTTCTCGTAGCATCTTCTTTGTAGATCGggttcatttttattttctaaATTTGTATGTTTTATTATCAATACTGGATTTGCGAagaaagctgaaaaaaaaaaaatagcgCGATTATTATTGTAACAAAGGATAGATTTGGTCAGCCGTTCATATGCTTATCCAGCCATTCCTTAAACGTTATTAATCTCTTAATACTTGTAATCCATAATCTTGTCCTATCATCAAGCATGATGTTTGCAATCTGTCCATTTCCtccttgaatttttgaatttgcaCTTCTTGCATGAATACCAATACTCGTAACACCAATAGGCCAAGCAATGTTACCAATGCTGAGCTTCATGTACGATTCTATCGCTCGCGTGTTCTGATTGGACTGCTGCAAATGATAAAGAACTGTTGCAAGGGATACAACGAGATCCTTAGCTAATGTACCCTTCCGCAGCTGGACCAATAAGGGGAAaagacatttttttgtatcaaTCAGCAGCTCACCGTGATATTTATCACGGCAAATTTCCCATTCGTCGAGAAGCTTGTGAATGTATCCGTTACATTGGAGCGAtacatatttcaatttttcaggAACGCCAATCATCATCACATCAATAGTTGTAGGGGAATTCGCATCTCTTTCGATTGTTTCATTTATTCTTGTGGGTCGCGTCTTTAATCTCTCTAGCTGAAGCATAAGCTCTTCATTATCACCCGCAGACGCACCCTCTGAGTCGGAATCATCATCTGggctttcttctttgacatCCGTCTCATCTTGACTTGGATCCTGTACGACCGTGCTCACATCAGGTCTTGTGGA
This Zygotorulaspora mrakii chromosome 5, complete sequence DNA region includes the following protein-coding sequences:
- the MCY1 gene encoding putative cysteine synthase (similar to Saccharomyces cerevisiae YGR012W; ancestral locus Anc_4.148) gives rise to the protein MTGLNYERVPWKDVVAVASVLMACYTSFKYLKNRNELNKPPVKGGVEELIGNTPLVLIKSLSKLTGTEIFAKMELSNPAGSAKDRVAYNIIKTAEQEGKLVRGEPGWVFEGTSGSTGISIAMLCNALGYRAHISLPNDTSTEKLALLDSLGATVNMVNPASIVDPSQYVNAAKKSCAELVSKGVRGVFADQFENEANWKIHFETTGPEIYKQTGGHVDCFIAGCGTGGTITGVSRYLKRKMKRNPPYTILADPQGSGFFNRINYGVMYDNTEKEGTRRRHQVDTIVEGIGLNRITKNFELGESSIDESIRVTDNQAIKMAKFLSVNDGLFAGSSTAINAVAAVKAAKRMRRNSRIVIIACDAGTRHLSKFWKEAKTVDSNITLEEVIAD
- the NMA2 gene encoding nicotinamide-nucleotide adenylyltransferase NMA2 (similar to Saccharomyces cerevisiae NMA2 (YGR010W) and NMA1 (YLR328W); ancestral locus Anc_4.147); this encodes MDPTRAPDFKPPSENEEPQPPPDPISTIPKSKPIVPYVLADYNSSIDAPFNLSNVYKKTSSKTELSDLETLRGQDGTVQRRSHHMPFTMTDFQPLSADISSDEYESGELDAKLFSLDQNTNNDSVISIGVRKNQIADLEEVPHGIVRQARSITDYEFPTHRLSKRLQNSNKLPLVIVACGSFSPITYLHLRMFEMALDAISEQTRFEVIGGYYSPVSDNYQKPGLASSFHRVRMCELACERTSSWLMVDAWESLQPNYTRTAKVLDHFNHEINVKRGGVRTVTGESMGVKIMLLAGGDLIESMGEPNVWADADLHHILGNYGCLILERTGSDVRSFLLSHDIMYEHRRNVLVIKQLIYNDISSTKVRLFIRRGMSVQYLLPNSVIRYIQEHGLYVNQTEPVKQVMSTKS
- a CDS encoding uncharacterized protein (similar to Saccharomyces cerevisiae STF2 (YGR008C) and TMA10 (YLR327C); ancestral locus Anc_4.146), whose protein sequence is MTRTNKWTQHEAKAVPKYFTHTGNFGESPNNVKKQGSGKGNWGKAGDEINDLIDSGEIPGVFNKVRRGSNSQSIENNFERVQHHEE
- the ECT1 gene encoding ethanolamine-phosphate cytidylyltransferase (similar to Saccharomyces cerevisiae MUQ1 (YGR007W); ancestral locus Anc_4.145), translated to MGAELDENKVWIDGCFDFTHHGHSGAILQARQTIKQGAKGVLYCGVHDDDAIEHNKGSSPVMNSQERYEHTRANRWCSEVVERAPYVTQPEWMDRYHCKYVVHGDDITLDADGKDCYQLMKDLGRFREVKRTHGVSTTEIIQRILTRTLTDDFKLPSVNELRQYSCGPDGKQPYCYVFNGSIKNEIVHGGYDWDGKLRGYKTISGDFDLFHVGHIEQLGKIRSMPETQKLIVSITTGNKCIMTLKERVLSVLSCKYVDAVVIAGNEETADYQIDDPALTESGKFCYLTKQTIIARIETQRDTYVRRNVKKGMTF
- a CDS encoding uncharacterized protein (similar to Saccharomyces cerevisiae YLR326W; ancestral locus Anc_4.144), coding for MSGLITGVLEGFGKDYMTDKANEYAEDHFQPVKDPFYEELPNGKQVRRRLPDFCSKQESKTWKKLQNKAWSHDRSCCGCCCWTSGIGWAPTLAICPVIGPVLMYWVHTKLIDYANKQYQLPPDLVVKMHANVGLDLAISLVPILGILFSWMHASSTRNCAMVYNCIVERNTEKVNRENKIKQQRQKEVAMQEQLKEQKKREQHQQRQIKQQQQYELHERQQQQYRQRQYQVQQQQQQQQQQQQQQQQQQQAWTAAPVRSKYEPPTNAYPKQYNNQVRPPPPAHRVVNSRGQRPYA
- the PRP18 gene encoding mRNA splicing protein PRP18 (similar to Saccharomyces cerevisiae PRP18 (YGR006W); ancestral locus Anc_4.143), producing MSFDISSFLKNEITKKTEQLKYSTRPDVSTVVQDPSQDETDVKEESPDDDSDSEGASAGDNEELMLQLERLKTRPTRINETIERDANSPTTIDVMMIGVPEKLKYVSLQCNGYIHKLLDEWEICRDKYHGELLIDTKKCLFPLLVQLRKGTLAKDLVVSLATVLYHLQQSNQNTRAIESYMKLSIGNIAWPIGVTSIGIHARSANSKIQGGNGQIANIMLDDRTRLWITSIKRLITFKEWLDKHMNG